In the Purpureocillium takamizusanense chromosome 5, complete sequence genome, one interval contains:
- a CDS encoding uncharacterized protein (COG:S~EggNog:ENOG503NYQQ), protein MAQPQHQAPPPRAFSPPQHSPSPAAGTPSAFALPPNKRVRTDGPPSQPGSPYAPSPFAASPGAAGTPPMTAASPTFSATPPLSATYATPYTNGAATPGLNLPDGRASSATPVQMPHAAPPQMAQPQYTNAMMTPIQQAVASPAPSANVMGPPQRPADRPTKDYEYDVTDSLAGTGIDLRAEEQYMSDLYSNALDSNTADARTGLAYNQAGSKSTFYGAGPANQPAEPTSTSNQDELAAKAAERAWAESSMRLAVQRTQEINDPFLLVALLHQRADKIAREHGIGLNLEMKNPQPMGKMRLPEQFPQPQVTVRMEPGPDSAMVQTTGSYIPQESFLVDQLALTSIATKHRLRGLVEEACVIAIHRQKTSHGDVPKEWESAAAPMNAEVLEPMHEPGEPMDMDCAEDPGTNPLKRSADAAMLGDGASPPPVKKLPKIGGSNATVPMRERARQDREWEEARLRKRQRRKDGGPDGTATPTRAGSVAPATPGSVAPEPEKAMTKKEMKKNQALKAAEANSHANQNLTSSMFAGLGGKGGLFGKKKTGKTYDWMNVGRSGSGASTPTRPTPGPKGASGMPGTPSGANHPLTTEGRNRLGTWREDKEKGKNIQLRDWVVVLERDGRESKALSTAHSQLDASLPR, encoded by the exons ATGGCGCAGCCTCAGCaccaggcgccgcccccgcgtGCCTTCTCGCCTCCGCAGCACTCGCCATCACCGGCCGCCGGTACCCCGTCGGCGTTCGCCTTGCCCCCGAACAAGCGTGTCCGGACCGATGGCCCGCCGTCTCAGCCCGGGTCGCCGtacgcgccctcgccattTGCTGCGAGccccggcgctgctggcacGCCTCcgatgacggccgcgtcACCTACGTTCTCGGCGACTCCTCCGCTGTCTGCCACATACGCGACGCCATATaccaacggcgccgcgacgccgggCCTGAACCTGCCTGATGGTCGCGCAagcagcgccacgcccgTACAGATGCCACATGCCGCGCCTCCGCAGATGGCTCAGCCTCAGTATACCAACGCCATGATGACTCCCATCCAGCAGGCGGTCGCGtctcccgccccgtccgcgaACGTTATGGGCCCTCCACAGCGCCCTGCGGATAGACCCACGAAAGATTATGAATACGACGTCACGGATTCGTTGGCCGGGACGGGAATCGATttgcgcgccgaggagcagtACATGTCCGACTTGTACTCGAATGCGCTAGACTCCAATACGGCCGACGCCAGGACGGGACTGGCCTACAACCAAGCCGGTTCGAAGTCGACTTTCTACGGCGCAGGGCCCGCCAATCAGCCCGCCGAGCCGACGTCTACGTCCAACCAGGATGAGCTCGCcgcaaaggccgccgagcgagCCTGGGCTGAGTCGTCAATGCGGCTGGCCGTGCAAAGGACCCAGGAAATTAATGACCCTTTCCTGTTGGTGGCTCTGCTCCATCAGCGCGCGGACAAGATTGCCCGAGAGCATGGCATCGGCCTCAACCTGGAGATGAAAAACCCGCAGCCTATGGGCAAGATGAGGCTGCCAGAACAGTTCCCCCAGCCGCAAGTCACTGTCCGCATGGAGCCAGGCCCCGACTCGGCCATGGTCCAAACGACCGGCTCCTACATTCCGCAGGAATCGTTCCTCGTCGATCAGCTCGCCCTTACGTCGATTGCGACAAAGCACAGGTTACGCGGCCTTGTGGAAGAGGCTTGCGTGATTGCCATTCATCGGCAAAAGACATCCCACGGAGACGTGCCCAAAGAGTGGGAGTCTGCAGCTGCACCCATGAACGCCGAGGTCTTGGAGCCCATGCACGAGCCAGGTGAACCCATGGATATGGACTGTGCCGAAGACCCTGGCACGAACCCGTTGAAGC GGTCCGCCGATGCAGCGATgctgggcgatggcgcgtCTCCACCACCCGTGAAGAAGCTCCCCAAGATCGGAGGATCCAATGCCACGGTACCGATGAGAGAGCGAGCCAGGCAGGACCGCGAGTGGGAAGAGGCTCGGCTTCGAAAACGCCAGCGCCGCAAAGATGGCGGTCCAGATGGGActgcgacgccgacacgAGCAGGCAGCGTGGCTCCCGCAACACCTGGATCGGTCGCGCCGGAACCGGAGAAGGCGATGACCAAGAaggagatgaagaagaaCCAAGCCTTGAAGGCAGCGGAAGCCAACAGCCACGCCAACCAGAACTTGACCAGCAGCATGTTTGCAGGTCTCGGCGGCAAAGGTGGCTTATtcgggaagaagaagacgggcaagaCATACGACTGGATGAATGTCGGCCGAAGCGGCAGTGGCGCAAGCACCCCTACTCGGCCAACGCCCGGGCCCAAGGGCGCGAGCGGGATGCCTGGCACGCCGTCCGGAGCCAACCACCCCCTCACGACCGAAGGCCGCAATCGACTCGGCACGTGGCGTGAAGACAAGGAGAAGGGCAAGAACATCCAACTGCGAGACTGGGTTGTGGTCCTCGAGAGAGACGGGCGAGAATCCAAGGCCCTGTCAACAGCCCATTCGCAGCTGGACGCCTCTCTCCCAAGATAA
- the NIT2 gene encoding Beta-ureidopropionase (COG:E~EggNog:ENOG503NW7Z): protein MAVLAAVGQICATGSLKANLDQCVRLVNKAAIGGAKILFLPEASDYIAPDAQTSLELAVPQSTSPFVLGLRAAAKQHSIAVHVGIHHPLETTTGGPVRKLLNRALYINADGAIVEAATYDKLHVFDYGSLKESNTVQPGTRLTPPFESPVGRIGSLICFDVRFPETAIALAQPGKSSRWFSRPAQILTYPSAFTIRTGEAHWETLLRARAIETESWVVAAAQVGQHNEKRASYGRSMVVDPWGTVRLRLKGVVDARGEAEEGAVGEIGFVEMDMDVAGRVRESMPLQRRTDVYPELPGRADGAD, encoded by the exons ATGGCAGTGCTCGCT GCCGTTGGGCAGATCTGCGCGACGGGATCCCTCAAAGCAAACCTAGACCAGTGTGTGAGGCTCGTCAacaaggccgccatcggcggGGCAAAG ATACTGTTCCTGCCAGAGGCTTCAGACTACATCGCGCCCGACGCCCAGACCTCGCTGGAGCTTGCGGTGCCgcagtcgacgtcgccgttcGTCCTGGGTTTACGTGCCGCGGCGAAGCAGCACTCGATCGCGGTCCACGTGGGCATCCATCATCCTTTAGAAACGACAACGGGCGGACCGGTCCGAAAGCTGCTCAATCGTGCGTTATACATCAACGCAGACGGCGCCAttgtcgaggcggcgacgtaCGACAAGCTTCACGTGTTTGATTACGGGTCTCTCAAAGAGAGCAACACGGTGCAGCCGGGGACGAGGCTCACGCCTCCGTTCGAGTCACCGGTGGGCAGGATAGGCAGTCTCATATGCTTCGACGTGCGGTTCCCCGAAACGGCCATCGCCCTGGCGCAGCCGGGCAAGTCAAGTCGATGGTTCAGTCGCCCCGCACAGATCTTGACGTACCCCAGCGCGTTTACGATCCGCACCGGCGAGGCACATTGGGAGACGTTGCTCCGGGCGCGGGCCATTGAGACAGAGAGCTGggtggtcgccgccgcgcaggtcggGCAGCACAACGAGAAGCGAGCGAGCTACGGACGGAGCATGGTCGTGGACCCGTGGGGCACCGTGAGACTGCGGCTCAAGGGCGTGGTGGACGCCcgcggggaggcggaggagggggccgtGGGGGAGATTGGGTTCGTGgagatggacatggacgTGGCGGGCCGAGTGAGGGAGAGCATGCCGCTGCAGAGGCGAAC GGACGTGTACCCCGAGTTGCccggacgggcggacggcgcggacTGA
- a CDS encoding uncharacterized protein (COG:Z~BUSCO:EOG09264V51~EggNog:ENOG503P2ID) translates to MSIIQQHTSASLSDAWRTINIDALTEDSSVNFDTSTLHPPQPEISEAEVRQLAGQVRQLLRGGDAEGALRGCLETPVYNGTDGAKEAHLQTIIEVLQSIKASDMSPLLRGIYESPGGNESLDVLMKYIYKGMAMGQSGGAGRTPSKVTPQSTGGFSQIGARPGVSNEPATAAMSVLLSWHEKLVDVAGLGCIGRTMTDWRRV, encoded by the exons ATGTCCATCATCCAGCAGCACACGAGCGCGTCGCTCAGCGACGCCTGGCGCACCATCAACATCGACGCCCTGACCGAGGACTCGAGCGTCAACTTCGACACCTCGACGCTAcacccgccgcagccggaGATCTCGGAGGCCGAGgtgcgccagctcgccggccaggtcAGGCAGCTGCtgaggggcggcgacgccgagggcgcccTGCGAGGCTGCCTGGAGACGCCCGTCTACAACGGCACCGACGGGGCAAAG GAGGCTCACCTGCAGACGATCATCGAGGTCCTGCAATCCATCAAGGCCAGCGATATGAGCCCGCTCCTGCGCGGGATTTACGAATCCCCCGGCGGAAACGAGTCTCTGGACGTGCTCATGAAGTACAT CTACAAGGGCATGGCAATGGGGCAAAGCGGAGGCGCCGGGCGTACGCCCTCCAAGGTTACGCCGcagtcgacgggcggcttcAGCCAGATCGGTGCCCGGCCCGGAGTGTCCAACGAGCCCGCAACGGCAGCCATGAGCGTCCTGCTGAGCTGGCACGAGAAGCTGGTGGACGTAGCTGGCCTGGGCTGCATTGGGCGGACAATGACGGACTGGCGCAGGGTGTag
- a CDS encoding uncharacterized protein (EggNog:ENOG503NUGI~COG:Q) has translation MSPCAWPASALLGKGWQRLPLLSGPSMPSLNAVITKFNGQQRSSYAVLAGGAPRFQVFNRRTKWLQKERAASKPEEGRQADYLKDEVALRLTDRLLDINRHFPRVLDLGANSCNIARALVQENPDQDPSQPESPPLATRISELVAADSSEALLYRDADLDFNKKLNITRQVLEDEETLPYEAESFDLVLSSLSMHWINDLPGILSQINHVLKPDSPFIGAMLGGDTLFELRTSLQLAEQERRGGISPHVSPLADVRDVGGLLQKAGFKMLTVDVDDIIVDYPDTFALMQDLQSMGENNAILGREMAPIRRDVLMANEAIYRELHGNPDGSIPATFRIIYMIGWREGENQPKPLARGSGELNLKDILEKK, from the exons ATGTCGCCATGCGCGTGGCCAGCCTCGGCACTGCTGGGCAAGGGCTGGCAACGCCTGCCCCTGCTCAGCGGCCCCTCAATGCCGTCCCTTAATGCCGTCATCACCAAGTTCAACGGCCAACAACGCTCGTCGtacgccgtcctcgccggtgGCGCGCCGCGCTTCCAGGTCTTCAATCGCCGCACAAAGTGGCTCCAGAAGGAGCGCGCGGCCTCAAAGCCTGAAGAGGGCCGCCAGGCCGACTACCTAAAGGACGAAGTCGCCCTGCGGCTCACGGATCGGCTGCTG GACATCAACCGGCACTTCccccgcgtcctcgacctcggggCCAACTCGTGCAACATTGCGCGGGCTCTGGTCCAGGAGAACCCGGACCAGGATCCTTCACAGCCGGAATcaccgccgctggcgacgcgGATATCAgagctcgtggccgccgactcgTCCGAGGCCCTTCTATACCGCGATGCGGACCTCGACTTCAACAAGAAGCTCAACATCACGCGACAGGTgctcgaagacgaggagacCCTCCCCTACGAGGCAGAGTCGTTCGACCTGGTCTTGAGCTCCCTGAGCATGCACTGGATCAACGACCTCCCCGGCATCCTGTCGCAAATCAACCACGTCCTCAAGCCGGACAGCCCCTTCATCGGGGCCATGCTCGGCGGGGATACCCTCTTCGAACTGCGCACGTCCCTCCAGCTCGCAGAGCAGGAGCGCAGAGGCGGCATCTCCCCCCACGTCTCCCCGCTGGCCGACGTCCGGGATGTGGGCGGCTTGCTCCAGAAGGCCGGCTTTAAGATGCTgaccgtcgacgtcgatgacATCATCGTCGACTACCCAGACACCTTTGCGCTGATGCAAGACCTGCAATCCATGGGCGAGAACAATGCCATCCTCGGTCGCGAGATGGCCCCAATCAGACGGGATGTGCTCATGGCCAACGAAGCCATATACAGGGAGCTACATGGAAACCCGGACGGATCCATCCCAGCAACCTTTAGGATCATATACATGATTGGTTGGCGCGAGGGGGAGAACCAGCCGAAACCGCTTGCAAGAGGAAGCGGCGAGCTGAACCTGAAGGATATCTTGGAAAAGAAGTAA
- a CDS encoding uncharacterized protein (EggNog:ENOG503NUGI~COG:Q), which translates to MASWHHETHARRVLTPRLQDINRHFPRVLDLGANSCNIARALVQENPDQDPSQPESPPLATRISELVAADSSEALLYRDADLDFNKKLNITRQVLEDEETLPYEAESFDLVLSSLSMHWINDLPGILSQINHVLKPDSPFIGAMLGGDTLFELRTSLQLAEQERRGGISPHVSPLADVRDVGGLLQKAGFKMLTVDVDDIIVDYPDTFALMQDLQSMGENNAILGREMAPIRRDVLMANEAIYRELHGNPDGSIPATFRIIYMIGWREGENQPKPLARGSGELNLKDILEKK; encoded by the coding sequence ATGGCATCATGGCATCACGAGACACATGCCCGTCGTGTGCTGACACCCCGTCTCCAGGACATCAACCGGCACTTCccccgcgtcctcgacctcggggCCAACTCGTGCAACATTGCGCGGGCTCTGGTCCAGGAGAACCCGGACCAGGATCCTTCACAGCCGGAATcaccgccgctggcgacgcgGATATCAgagctcgtggccgccgactcgTCCGAGGCCCTTCTATACCGCGATGCGGACCTCGACTTCAACAAGAAGCTCAACATCACGCGACAGGTgctcgaagacgaggagacCCTCCCCTACGAGGCAGAGTCGTTCGACCTGGTCTTGAGCTCCCTGAGCATGCACTGGATCAACGACCTCCCCGGCATCCTGTCGCAAATCAACCACGTCCTCAAGCCGGACAGCCCCTTCATCGGGGCCATGCTCGGCGGGGATACCCTCTTCGAACTGCGCACGTCCCTCCAGCTCGCAGAGCAGGAGCGCAGAGGCGGCATCTCCCCCCACGTCTCCCCGCTGGCCGACGTCCGGGATGTGGGCGGCTTGCTCCAGAAGGCCGGCTTTAAGATGCTgaccgtcgacgtcgatgacATCATCGTCGACTACCCAGACACCTTTGCGCTGATGCAAGACCTGCAATCCATGGGCGAGAACAATGCCATCCTCGGTCGCGAGATGGCCCCAATCAGACGGGATGTGCTCATGGCCAACGAAGCCATATACAGGGAGCTACATGGAAACCCGGACGGATCCATCCCAGCAACCTTTAGGATCATATACATGATTGGTTGGCGCGAGGGGGAGAACCAGCCGAAACCGCTTGCAAGAGGAAGCGGCGAGCTGAACCTGAAGGATATCTTGGAAAAGAAGTAA
- a CDS encoding uncharacterized protein (EggNog:ENOG503NUVX~COG:U) produces MSSSGTGFLGRSSSSNANMRGLVQFIADLRNARARELEEKRINKELANIRQKFKDGNLSGYHKKKYVCKLLYIYILGWNVDFGHLEAVNLISANKYSEKQIGYLAMTLFLHEKHELLHLVVNSIRKDLMDHNELFNCLALHAIANVGGREMGEALSGEVHRLLISPTSKPFVKKKAALTLLRLYRKHPDIVSPQWAERIIHLMDDTDLGVALSVTSLVMTLAQDNLEQYKGAYTKAAARLKRIIIDGEYTTDYLYYKVPCPWLQVKLLRLLQYFAPSEDTHVREMIRESLERILNLAMETNKNVQQNNAQNAVLFEAINLIIHLDTEHALMKQISSRLGRFIQSRETNVRYLGLEAMTHLAARSETLGPIKQHQDIILGSLKDRDISVRRKGLDLLYSMCDSTNAQIIVGELLHYLQNADFAIREEMVLKIAILTEKYATDVQWYVDISLRLIAMAGDHVSDEVWQRVIQIVTNNEELQVYAAQNALQHIKSEHCHETLVKIGAYILGEFGHLVADQPRCSPIEQFMALRSKLAGCSPSTRAMILSCFVKFVNLFPEIKPQLLHTFDVYTHTLDSEMQQRACEYLALARMPTDDLLRTVCDEMPPFPERESALLSRLHQKHANTSDRRTWVVGGKDANADGTELGMAKTGSLKRTFSAAVPLNGGKGGHGGGTNGNANGATDLAGLDMNAPTPSEPKMLKPPNLASAAHLSPGWEAGFDRLILRSEGVLYEDGQVQIGVRSEYRGQMACLIAYFTNKTPGAMTSFTTTLDLDEAEKGKLTWDVKNLPESTIAPGAQSQQVTMFESKRVFDKSPTIRVSYLAGALQALTLKLPVAIHKFMDPADLSAEDFFKRWKQIGAGPREAQEIFGLAPGKGSGREITERFVNKTIEGFRWRVLDMVDPNPKNLVGASVLHTSEGGKFGCLLRLEPNYGTQMIRLTIRATDESVPSVLLKLMQERLSAGQSTREQPGSPTFSWDA; encoded by the exons atgtcgtcctcgggcaccggcttcctcggccgctcgagcagcagcaatgcCAACATGCGCGGCCTGGTACAGTTTATTGCGGACCTCAGGAAcgctcgcgcccgcgagcTCGAAGAGAAGCGCATCAACAAGGAGTTGGCCAACATCCGCCAAAAATTCAAGGATGGCAACCTGAGCGGCTACCACAAGAAGAAATACGTCTGCAAGCTTCTATACATTTACATTCTGGGGTGGAACGTCGACTTTGgccacctcgaggccgtcaaccTCATCTCGGCCAACAAATACTCCGAGAAGCAGATCGGTTACCTCGCCATGACCCTCTTTCTTCACGAGAAGCACGAGTTGCTACACCTCGTTGTCAATAGCATCCGCAAAGACCTGATGGACCATAATGAGCTGTTCAACTGCCTGGCTCTTCATGCCATTGCCAATGTGGGCGGTCGCGAGATGGGAGAGGCCCTGAGCGGCGAGGTTCATCGGCTCCTCATCTCACC GACCTCGAAGCCGTTtgtgaagaagaaggctgCCTTGACCCTACTTCGGCTCTATCGGAAACATCCCGACATTGTCTCGCCGCAGTGGGCGGAGCGCATCATCCACCTGATGGACGATACtgacctcggcgtcgcgcttTCCGTGACCTCGCTGGTCATGACGTTGGCGCAGGATAACCTAGAACAGTACAAGGGGGCCTACaccaaggcggcggcaaggctgAAGCGCATCATTATCGACGGAGAATACACCACCGACTACCTCTACTACAAAGTCCCCTGCCCCTGGTTGCAAGTCAAGCTGCTCCGGCTGCTGCAGTACTTTGCCCCTTCTG AAGATACCCACGTACGGGAGATGATCCGCGAGTCCTTGGAAAGAATCTTGAATCTCGCCATGGAGACGAACAAGAACGTTCAGCAAAACAACGCCCAGAACGCCGTCCTTTTCGAAGCAATCAACCTCATAATTCACCTCGACACCGAACACGCACTAATGAAGCAGATTTCCTCTCGCCTTGGCCGCTTCATCCAGAGCCGCGAGACCAATGTACGGTATCTAGGCCTGGAGGCCATGACACACTTGGCAGCGCGCTCAGAGACGCTGGGGCCGATCAAGCAGCACCAAGATATTATTCTCGGTTCTCTCAAAGATCGTGACATCAGTGTCCGGCGGAAGGGGCTTGACCTTCTCTACAGCATGTGCGACTCGACCAACGCCCAAATCATTGTCGGCGAGCTTCTTCATTATCTGCAAAACGCCGATTTTGCCATTCGCGAAGAAATGGTGCTCAAGATTGCGATTCTCACGGAAAAGTACGCGACTGACGTGCAGTGGTACGTGGACATTTCGCTGCGtctcatcgccatggccggggACCATGTTAGCGATGAGGTCTGGCAGCGGGTCATCCAGATCGTGACAAACAACGAAGAGCTACAGGTGTATGCCGCCCAGAATGCCCTGCAACACATCAAGTCAGAGCACTGCCACGAAACGTTGGTGAAGATTGGAGCCTACATCCTCGGCGAGTTTGGCCATTTGGTCGCCGACCAGCCGCGGTGTAGCCCGATCGAGCAGTTCATGGCTCTCCGAAGCAAGCTTGCGGGCTGCTCCCCGAGCACTCGCGCCATGATCCTGTCATGTTTCGTCAAGTTTGTCAACCTCTTTCCAGAGATCAAGCCGCAGCTCCTGCACACCTTCGACGTGTATACGCATACGCTGGACTCGGAGATGCAACAGCGAGCATGCGAGTACTTGGCCCTGGCTAGGATGCCTACGGATGATCTCTTGAGGACTGTTTGCGATGAGATGCCACCTTTTCCGGAACGAGAGTCGGCACTTCTTTCTCGCCTTCATCAGAAACACGCCAACACCAGCGACCGGCGAACATGGGTTGTTGGCGGCAAAGATGCCAACGCTGACGGCACCGAGCTGGGCATGGCCAAGACTGGTAGCCTTAAGAGGACTTTCAGTGCCGCTGTACCCCTGAATGGCGGCAAggggggccatggcggcggcaccaacggcAACGCGAATGGCGCCACGGATCTTGCTGGGCTGGACATGAAtgcgccaacgccatccgAGCCCAAGATGCTCAAGCCACCTAacctcgccagcgccgcgcaTCTCTCCCCTGGGTGGGAGGCAGGCTTCGATAGACTCATCCTGCGGTCGGAAGGCGTGCTATACGAAGATGGCCAAGTCCAAATCGGTGTTCGGTCTGAATACCGTGGGCAGATGGCCTGTCTCATTGCCTACTTCACGAACAAAACTCCTGGGGCCATGACGTCTTTTACGACGACGCTAGACCTGGACGAAGCCGAGAAAGGAAAGCTCACGTGGGATGTCAAGAACCTCCCCGAAAGCACCATAGCCCCGGGAGCCCAGTCTCAGCAAGTGACAATGTTTGAGTCGAAGAGGGTGTTCGACAAGAGCCCGACGATTCGAGTCAGCTacctggcgggcgcgctgcaggcgctcACACTGAAGCTGCCCGTAGCTATTCACAAATTCATGGATCCTGCTGACCTGTCTGCTGAGGACTTCTTCAAGAGGTGGAAGCAGATCGGCGCAGGCCCTCGCGAAGCACAGGAGATCTTTGGTCTAGCTCCGGGTAAGGGTAGTGGGAGAGAGATTACGGAACGGTTCGTCAACAAGACGATCGAAGGGTTCCGATGGCGCGTGCTGGACATGGTGGATCCGAATCCCAAGAATCTCGTGGGGGCCAGCGTGTTGCACACCTCGGAGGGGGGCAAGTTTGGCTGTCTCCTGCGGCTGGAGCCGAACTACGGTACTCAG ATGATCCGACTGACGATCCGAGCCACTGACGAGTCGGTCCCATCTGTATTGCTCAAACTCATGCAGGAGAGGCTTTCCGCGGGGCAGTCGACACGTGAACAGCCCGGAAGCCCAACTTTTTCGTGGGATGCCTAG
- a CDS encoding uncharacterized protein (EggNog:ENOG503NUSW~COG:E~BUSCO:EOG09263BE5): MSEPPAAPTTTTTTTSTTTAAAHEMRVDPARAQALASQLAAVKDRLAALAGGRNVRLVAVSKLKPANDILALHQDPARHAHFGENYAQELSQKADLLPRSIQWHFIGGLQSGHCKTLAKIPNLFCVSSVDTLKKARLLSSARAALLAADPSLPKLSVHVQVNTSGEDAKSGCAPGPDTVALCREILEHCGPGLHLLGLMTIGAIARSRATTADAAENEDFVALREQRDLVARELGLAPDRLELSMGMSEDYEGAIAMGSGEVRVGSTIFGQRPAKADAKIKD, from the exons ATGAGcgagccgcctgccgcgccgacgacgacgacgacgacgacatcgacgacgacggccgccgcccacgagatGCGCGTCGACCCCGCCAGAGCTCAGGCtctcgccagccagctcgcggccgtcaaggaccgcctcgccgccctggccggcggccgcaaT gtccgcctcgtcgccgtgtccAAGCTCAAGCCCGCCAacgacatcctcgccctgcaccaggatcccgcccgccacgcccacTTTGGCGAGAACTACGCCCAGGAGCTGAGCCAAAAGGCCGATCTGCTGCCGCGCTCCATTCAGTGGCACTTTATCGGCGGCCTGCAGTCTG GCCACTGCAAAACCCTCGCCAAAATCCCCAACCTCTTCTGCGTCTCCAGCGTCGACACCCTCAAAAAGGCCCGCCTCCTCTcctcggcccgcgccgccctcctcgccgccgacccctccctccccaagCTGTCCGTCCACGTCCAGGTCAACACCtcgggcgaggacgccaagTCGGGCTGCGCCCCCGGCCCCGACACCGTCGCCCTCTGCCGCGAGATCCTCGAGCACTGCGGGCCcggcctccacctcctcggcctcatgACCAttggcgccatcgcccgcagcagggccaccaccgccgacgccgccgaaaACGAGGACTTTGTCGCCCTCCGCGAGCagcgcgacctcgtcgccagggagctcggcctcgccccgGACAGGCTCGAGCTCAGCATGGGCATGAGCGAGGACTACGagggcgccatcgccatgggcagcggcgaggtgAGGGTCGGCAGCACCATCTTTGGCCAGAGGCCGGCAAAGGCCGacgccaagatcaaggactGA